A window of Ictalurus furcatus strain D&B chromosome 18, Billie_1.0, whole genome shotgun sequence contains these coding sequences:
- the LOC128621998 gene encoding cingulin-like protein 1 produces the protein MLGENVQRYREESTKLDHLTEKLSNGMPGKSQPDTRMETDGKDARSSNDTDTLSNGHVAVTTSNVEDEEKKNWRANIKASLMKATTLTRSGSVKTLIHKFSVSESTLQVTEKDRTGNAKESELPAVTVTPPSGESRNISDSPNTHSHSDRVDQENGPTSPASEEGSLTPKVIHSPKYQMFLGSDHVRNGDSGPGGPTDASGALSNSNLSHWKSMESLPLRDWDSSPNKFGSAEAPPRVFNSPYATISLDYNPVGRMSEYKMPERRSPTPSEMNLFTLNRSTSPVNTVNAPRTRYPAYATLGRRQAQAPPSQFLMRNNLPNKRDYIEELTRQLEECQRRNQFLEAESIELEKERTQIRFEMRNLLVNNEDLLRMNTQLQAELKRMRDRIVELESDNNVMVERFKQIDVELKEAREVMVEANTQEYAFNFLQQSLKNRIQDAEEALEKQTQHAQELSEKLWLAERNLEEIEIEKDTKGKKAVELNSTVDRLETELAEALQQASQASSELSLQQKLRVDTQLRVEELEECVLEKEQEIMSLKQIVSRLQGEVSDKLMDKERSLEDEIQLREKIQLQCKQAERALEDLQMELNTLSQTRDDLSKQLKLAQEKVIDLETDLEEMQENEQRLITKHKRSVDQFEQMQVKLIQEKDLNDKLECEKVILERQVRELRGEIEELQNNRVQEHVITKAEARAKELENMLRMEERSKVVLNNTISKLERKINELSDQLEEEHKISNEQKDLMTQRMRSMKRQLNEAEEETSRREAQFRYTQRELAEERESNSRLQKQLLDLQLQMKRKESVMMRQTLDNYTLKLNLSDDDDEEEKKKPEEPVSAQK, from the exons ATGCTCGGGGAAAACGTCCAGAGATACAGAGAGGAAAGTACGAAACTTGACCACCTGACCGAAAAACTGAGTAACGGGATGCCAGGAAAGAGTCAGCCGGACACAAGAATG GAAACAGACGGCAAAGACGCGCGTAGCTCGAACGACACTGACACACTTTCAAACGGACATGTCGCCGTAACGACCAGTAACGTTGAGGACGAGGAGAAGAAGAACTGGAGAGCCAATATAAAGGCATCGCTGATGAAAGCGACTACTCTCACACGATCGGGAAGCGTGAAAACCCTCATCCACAAGTTCTCCGTTTCCGAGAGCACTCTGCAGGTTACGGAAAAAGACAGAACAGGAAATGCGAAAGAGAGTGAACTTCCCGCTGTAACCGTAACGCCTCCGTCTGGAGAGTCGAGGAACATTTCCGATAGTCCAAATACACACTCGCACTCTGACCGG GTTGACCAAGAGAATGGACCAACGAGCCCTGCGTCTGAGGAGGGTTCTCTTACCCCTAAAGTGATCCACAGCCCAAAGTACCAGATGTTCTTAGGATCCGATCACGTCAGAAACGGTGATAGCGGTCCAGGTGGACCCACTGATGCTAGTGGAGCCCTTTCCAACTCCAATTTGTCCCACTGGAAATCGATGGAGTCGTTGCCTTTGAGAGACTGGGACAGCAGTCCCAACAAG tttggcagtgctgaggctccTCCCAGAGTTTTTAACAGCCCCTACGCGACCATCTCACTGGACTACAACCCTGTAGGCCGAATGTCCGAATACAAG ATGCCGGAGCGGAGGTCTCCAACACCATCTGAGATGAATTTATTCACTTTAAACCGAAGCACAAGTCCTGTGAACACCGTTAACGCTCCCCGGACACGATACCCTGCCTACGCCACTCTCGGCCGGAGACAAGCG CAAGCCCCTCCATCACAGTTCTTAATGAGGAACAATTTGCCCAACAAACGGGATTACATTGAAGAGCTGACCAGACAGCTGGAGGAATGTCAGAGA AGAAACCAGTTTCTGGAGGCAGAGAGCATTgagctggagaaggaaaggacTCAGATTCGTTTCGAGATGCGGAATTTGCTGGTGAATAACGAGGATCTGCTGCGCATGAACACGCAGCTCCAGGCAGAACTGAAGAGGATGAGGGATAGGATCGTCGAACTTGAGAGCGACAACAATGTGATGGTGGAGCGTTTCAAGCAGATCGAT gtGGAACTGAAAGAGGCCCGAGAAGTTATGGTGGAAGCAAACACTCAGGAATACGCCTTTAACTTCCTGCAACAGTCACTCAAAAACAGAATACAAGATGCAGAG gaggCTCTGGAGAAGCAGACCCAGCATGCACAGGAGCTGTCTGAGAAACTGTGGCTGGCCGAGAGGAATCTGGAAGAGATCGAGATTGAAAAAGATACCAAGGGAAAGAAAGCAGTAGAGCTCAACAGCACCGTAGACAGACTGGAGACTGAG ctggcAGAGGCTCTGCAGCAGGCATCTCAAGCGAGTTCTGAGTTGAGTCTACAGCAGAAACTCCGAGTAGACACACAGCTGAGAgtggaggagctggaggagtgtgtgttggagaaagAGCAGGAGATTATGAGCTTGAAGCAGATCGTCAGTCGCCTACAGGGAGAG gtctccGATAAGCTGATGGATAAGGAGCGGTCTCTAGAAGATGAGATCCAATTGAGGGAGAAAATTCAGCTTCAGTGTAAACAGGCTGAGAGAGCATTGGAGGATTTACAGATGGAGCTGAACACACTCTCACAGACCAGAGACGATCTGAGCAAACAGCTCAAACTGGCACAG gaaaaAGTGATTGACCTGGAAACTGACCTggaggagatgcaggagaaTGAGCAAAGGCTGATCACCAAACACAAGAGATCAGTGGATCAg TTTGAACAGATGCAGGTGAAACTGATACAGGAGAAGGACCTTAATGATAAACTGGAGTGTGAGAAAGTCATCCTGGAGAGACAG GTTCGAGAGCTACGGGGTGAAATCGAGGAGCTGCAGAATAACAGAGTTCAGGAGCATGTGATCACTAAAGCAGAGGCCAGAGCTAAAGAACTGGAGAACATGCTGAGAATGGAggagag AAGTAAAGTGGTGTTGAACAACACCATCAGTAAGCTGGAGAGGAAAATTAATGAACTGAGCGACCAGTTGGAGGAGGAGCACAAGATCAGCAACGAGCAGAAAGACCTG ATGACCCAGAGAATGAGATCTATGAAGAGGCAGCTGAACGAAGCAGAAGAGGAGACGAGTCGCCGCGAGGCTCAGTTCAGATACACACAGCGAGAGTtagcagaggagagagagtccAACTCTCGATTACAGAAACAGCTCCTCGACCTCCAGCTACAGATGAA GAGAAAGGAGTCCGTAATGATGAGACAAACTCTGGATAACTATACCTTAAAGCTGAACttgtctgatgatgatgatgaggaagaaaagaagaagccCGAGGAGCCCGTTTCAGCCCAGaaatga